In the genome of Candidatus Cloacimonadota bacterium, the window ATATTACCAGAGTTGCTAAAGCAATAATGATCACGAACTATTCACCAACGAATGGTAATAATGCCATAATCCTTGCTTTCTTAATCTCCTTGGTTAGTCTCCGCTGGTGTTTATTACATGTTCCGGTTAATCTCATCGGTTCGATCTTGCCACTTTCTGCAATATATCTCTTCAATATATCAGTATTTTTATAATCAATAACTAATTCTTTGTTTTGACAGAAGGCACAAACCTTCTTTCTAAAAACCCTTTTCCTAGTTGGATCAAAACTCATTCTATATCTCCTTATTCTAATCTTCTTAATAAAATCTACTTAGTTTTCCCTAATTACGAACTCCATTTCCTAATGGGATCGTATTCAAAAACAGTAACCCTATAGAATTTCTTTTTCTTAAGTCAAGAAAACTTTCATTACTTAAAATGGCACATCATCATCAGTAACATTCTGATCTGTAATGTTTGCATCATAGTTCGATGCAGGTTCATCAGAAGGACCATCATCATAAGATGTACCTGTTTTCTCTAAGAAATGTATCCTATTGGCTACTATCTCAACAAATTTTCGTTGTTGGTTATCTCTGTCGGTGTACATAGAAGTTTTTAAATACCCTTCAAAGATAACAGGACTTCCCTTATGTAATCTTTCTGAACATAACTCAGCTTGTTTACCCCAAACACTAACATCCATAAAACTAGCTTCCTCAACCCAGTTCCCATCTTGACCTTGATAAACACGATTGAAAGCCAGTCCAAGTTTAGCTACTGGGGTGCCTTTGGGAGTATATCTTAGTTCTACTTCTCTGGTTAAATGTCCACTGATCACAACGGAATTAAGTCGGGGAAATCTCATTTCTTTTGCCATGTTTTCTTACTCCTCATTTGCTCTCAAGAGATTGTAACGAAGAATGCTCTCATTCAGCTTATATTGGTTTTCTAATTCTGCTAGATTCTTCGCCTCCATCTTGAAATAGTTAATCAGGTAATAACCTTCTTTTTTCTTCATTATTTCGTAAGTTAAAGTCCTTTTACCCCAATCATCTGTTTTAAGAATCTCTCCGTTAAAACTTTGAATCATACTAAGAATCTTTTCGTTTTCCGATTTAACATCTTCTTCTGATAAATCGGGGTTAAATACAATCATACTTTCGTAATTAATCATTCTTTTCCTCCTTCGGTCTAGGATTCCGAAATTAATAGTATTTTTTCGGAATAGGATACACTGTTTTTACTAAAATAATCTATCATCTGCTTATAATCACCTGTAATGAATTGCTCTACTAAACCACAGGCAAAGCTTTTCGTTTCGTTGATAACTTTTTCTTCTTTTTTACTAAAATTCGACAGAACATAATTCGCAAGTTCTGCCAATTTGGGAGATCCTATACCAACCCTCATGCGAGTAAAATTAGTATCATTTATAGCGTCAATTATTGATCTCACTCCTTTATGACCTCCATCAGTACCTTTCTCCCTAATCCTAATTTCACCTAATGGTAAGTAGATGTCATCGTAAATTACCAATAAAGATGAAACATCGAATTTATCAATCGCCTTTGATACAGCTGCTCCACTGAGATTCATAAAAGTCGTTGGTTTTAGAAAGACAATATCATTCTCCCTGCTATAGTGATAGAGAGAATCTTTCTTGAAACCGATATCTCGCTTTTTCACGATGGTGTCAATAACCATAAAACCAATGTTGTGTCTGGTCTTACTGTACTTTTTCCCATAATTGCCCAGTCCAACAATCAGTTTCATAATTTACTAACAAGAAACATTAGAAAGGCTGATTTACTTTTCAGAATCAGTTTCTTCTTCACCCTCAGGAGCTTCTTCTCCTTCCTCAGTGACTTCTTCTTCAGCTACTTCTTCTTCAACTAATGCCTTAGGTGGATGTACGATTACTACAGAAACTTCAGGAGATAAACTGACTTCTAAGTCTTTGATAGGCAAATCACCTATTTGGATACTTTTGCCAATTTCCAGATCAGAAATATCAAGTTCAATATCTTCAATTAGATCTTTAGGAAGACATGTAATCTCGATTTCTCGAATCATGGTTTCTAATACACCACCGTCTTTGACTCCGACTGGAGTACCAACGAATTTAATTGGAACATTAACTTTGATCTTTGAGTCCTTCTGCAGTTCTAAAAAATCTAAATGCTGAATCTCTCTTGAAACTGGATGTATTTGTTTATCCTTAATTATAGTTTGATACTGTTTTTTCCCAATTTTTACATTGAAAATCACTAATTCACCGATAGTTTTTCTATATTCTTTCAGAAATAGGTTCTTATCCAATTTGATAGATAGAGGTTCTCTACCCGGTCCATAAATTACTCCCGGAATAAAATTACTCTTTCTTAATTCATTCAAATCGGACTTGGTGCCAATCTCTCTTTCGGTTGCTTCGATAACTATATTCATCTTTCCTCCGTTGATTATTTTTTTATGTTCTTGAGACTCCTTACTTGCCTTTTCAAATTTCAGTGCAAAAAGTCAAAAGTAAAGCAAGGCAGTTCGGTTATCTGAATAGAATACTGATAGATTCTTCCAGATGGATTTTCTTTATTGCAATAGCTAACAACTCTGCTATAGACAATTGGACTATTTTTTCACACTTCTCCTTATCCTTAGACAAAGATATCGAATTTGTTACAAAGAGTTTCTCAATCGGAGATTCTTCAATGTTCTTGATGGCATTACCAGATAATACGCCATGAACACAAGCCGCAAATATTGCTTTCGCTCCCTGTTCTTTCAATGTGTATGATATCTTAGTTAAACTCCCACCTGTATCAATAATATCATCGAACAATAATGCATTTTTACCTTTAACATCACCAATAATGTTTAAGATTTCCGAATTATCAACATTTCCAGTTCTTCTCTTATCACCTATAGCCAAACTGCAATTTAATCTTTTAGCTAAAGCTCTCGCTCTATTTGCTCCTCCAGAATCTGGAGAAACTACTACCAAATTATCCAAATCAAGATTTGTCTTGAAGTGTCTGGCAAAGATCGGTATGGAGTATAAATGGTCAACCGGTATATTAAAGAAACCCTGGATCTGATCAGCATGCAGATCTAATGTAACAACTCTGTCAGCACCTGCAACAGTTATTAAATCTGCTACCAGTTTTGCCGTTATTGGTATACGAGGTTGATCTTTTTTGTCTGATCTAGCATACCCATAATAAGGAATAACACAATTGATTCTTCTCGCAGATGCTCTTTTTAGGGCATCTATCATTATTAAAAGTTCCATTAAATTATCATTAACTGGATAAGAGGTAGGTTGTATAATGAATGTATCATTCCCACGCACATTCTCATTGATTTTCACAAATGTGTCATCATTAGAGAATTTAAAAATCTCCGCGTCGCTTAAAGGTATCCCGGCAAAAGAAGCGACTTCTCTTGCTAAATTGACATTAGCCGAACCAGAAAAAATCTTTAATCTTGTATACATTACATTTTTTCTCTGAAGCTACTTAGTCTTCAACCACTTCTTCCTTCATTTCATCATCACTATTTTCTACAAAATCTTCTGATGTTAACTCGTTGTACTTCGCCAAGATAAGCTCTTCTAATCGATTTCTCGTTTCAGTGTTCAAGGGATGTGCGACATCTTTATACTCACCATTCTTTAGCTTATAACTAGGCATGGCTATGAAAAGACCATTTTTCCCTTGAATGATTTTGATATTTTTTACGACAAATGCGTCATCAATGATGATTGTAGCAAATCCTCGTAATTGATTTGCCTCTCTCTTTACCACCTTAACGTCTGTAATGTTCATTGTAATCTCCTTTTTGTTTTTGTTTGGCAGCACCAAAACCCTTTTTCATTATAATAATCATAGTGATAATCATAAGTCTGCTGGTTATCATAAAAACCAATAACCGTTGATCCGCTTCCAGATACTATAGCTTTTATTGCTCCATTTTCTAGCATATAATCTACAATCTCGTTTATTTCAGGATATCTTGCTCTAAGCACACTATCAAACCTGTTAAAACAATATCTTGCATCCTTTTCGTTAAGTAAATATTTCCAGTTTTGGTTGTCTCCATATTCTGTGACTAATTGATAGGCATCTCCACTTCTAATACCGTAGTCAGGTTTTACCAAAAGAATCATCTCGAAGTCTATTGGTTCTAATATTCTTACTCGTTCACCTCTTCCTTCTCCCATAGCAGTGCCACCAATCAGAAAAAAATTTACATCACTTCCAACCTTTGCTGCTAAACTATGCATATCATCTTCTCTAAGATCTAGATTCCATAAGTTTCGTAAGACCTTGATCGTTGTAGCTGCATTGCTGCTGCCACCACCTAATCCCGCACCAACAGGAATTTTTTTTTCCAACCTAATCTCAATTCCTTCCTTAACTTTGTATCTTTCCTTAATTAGTGAAGCAACTTTATAAACTGTATTATCTGACAGCTTCCCTAAATCTATATCAGACCAAAATTTAACATCCCCATCTTTTGTCAAAAGAAATGTCATTTTATCACAAAGCTCAATCTCACTGTATATTGTTCTTATCTGATGGTATCCGTCATTTCTCTTGCTTAGGATCTCAAGAAAAATGTTAACTTTTGCGTAAGAGTTTTCTGATATATGCCTTAGTTGGTTTCTTGGGTGATTTATCTTCATCATAGTAATAATAATTGCTGTAATAGTAGTAATAAAAACTATAACCTCTATAATACTTATGAGCTTCTATACCATTTGCAATCGCGCCGGTAAAACTAGTCTCAACTATAGACATCATCTCCTTAGATCTTTTTATTATATCCTTTTCTACATAGTCAACTTTAACAACAAGCAATATCATATCAACTTTTTTGGCTAAGATCAAAGCATCTGTTACGGCTATAACAGGAGGAGAATCAATTAGTACATAATCATATCGTTCTTTCAATTCCCTGATCATTAAGTCTGTTCTTGGAGATGAGATTATCTCTGAAGGATTGGGAGGAATGTGACCACTTGTAACAACATGTAGGTTGGGTATTTTAGTTAGTTTTATTACTTGCTCTATCTTCGTTTCCGGATCAATTAAGAAATCTGAAACACCATTATGTTTTTCTAAGTTAAACAGATTTCCTATCATTGGTCGCCTAAGGTCAAAATCAACTAAGACAACTTTTGACTCAGTTTGAGCCATTGTTATACCAAGATTAGCTATCGTAGTAGTTTTCCCTTCTTTAGGTGCTGAGCTGGTTATGCCGATTGATATAGGACCTTCTGTTTTCTTGCGAGCAATAATATTTGTTCTCAGAGTTCTATATGATTCTGTAACAGGTGATTTTGGCGCATAATGTGATATTAATCTTGCTTCTATTAAGCTTTGGGTTTCTAACAGATCAGCTTTCTCATCCCCTTCAGCTTTTTTTAGTTTCTGCAGTAGATCTACCTGATCCGATTCAGATATTCTAATATGGGGAATTGTACCGAAAATCGGTATATTTACGGATCTTTGCATATCATCAAGAGTATGTATTTTAGTATCCAAAGAATTTAGCACTAATGAAGAACCAAGACCAATACCTAAACCAATTATTAAGCCGACTAGATAATTTAATCTCTTATTGGGTTTTATTGGTGATCCCGGAACAGATGATTCTTCCAGTAATCTAATATTGGCTAATTTTGCCTGGACTGCTATTTTGGCATCTTCATACTTTTCAACTAACATTGTATGGATTTTCTCGTTGATGCGATAATTTCTCTCTAATCTGGCTAATTCTACTTCTTTATCCGGCAACAAGGAAAGTCCAATATTGTATTCTGCAACAGTTTGTCGTAGAGCATTTACCTTTGATTCAGCTACATTGAGATCAATGAGGGCAAGAGATATCTTTTCGGTTATGCTTCCACGGTATGTTAGGGGATCTGTAGATCCTTCTTGTACTGCCAAAACTCTCTGAATTTCATTATTGAGATTGTCTTTTGCATTTTGAAGTTGACGATTAAGCTGTATAATCTCTGGATGATCTATGGGGTATTCATTTCTAGTAATTAAATTTGTTATTCTTGTCTGGATAGACACTACTTCTGCTCTCGCTGATTCAATCAAAGAAGAAGTGATTATCGAATTCACATCAATAAACAACTCGTCCTGTCTACCTAACTCTTGTCTTAAATAATCAATCTTTTGAGATATTATATTCCTCTCTGTAACTGCTTCTTCATAAGCAGCTTCAACATCAGCCGATCTGTTAATCAAAGCTCTCGTCTCTTCGGATAAAAGCAAAACACCCTGTTCAATTTTAAAGACTCTTAAATCTTCCTCTGCTAATCTTAAACGGGTAGATACAATTTCAACCTGATCTTCCAAAAAATCCTTTATATTATTCAATTCAGCTCTTTCATACTGAGTTATCTGCTCTATTAGTGCCTGAGCAACAAAATTAGGTACTAAAGAAGCTTCCAGGGGACTAGTAGACGAAAAACTAATCGTTAAAATGTTGGTATCCCTCTTATGCTCAGTTTGTACCTTCCGTAAATAATTCACAGGATTTGTTGATGTTGCTATTGGTAACTCCTGAAAATTCGGGTGCCTTCTTGTTAATTCATATGTCATTTCCAGTACTGGTCTGCTTTTAATAATCTCAATAGTATTATTAACAGTAGTATTACCAGACACAGGTGCAGCAAAAAACAAATCACTTTGAGTCGTTGTTTCGAGTAATATTCTAGTACTTGCTTGGTATATTCTTGTTGCCCTAGAAGTGATAAAATAAGATAAGGCGAGTACAAACAACAAGCTGATCAGAATTATCCATCTATACTTGATAAATATTCTTAAATATCCTAATAGATCTATCTCTTGTTCATGAATATGTTCATCTTCTTTGTATATATTGTTATCATATTGGTTATTCATATAAGCCCCTCTAGTTAACTACCAATATTTCTTATTGCACTGTAAACACTTAACACAATAACAACTTTTGACAGAAAATCTGCAACTTTTGAAAATGCATAAAAGGTAGTACCAGAAACAATAACCGTATCGCCGGGTCTCATAATAGGGATGAGAGATGAATCACCTGAATCAAGGTATTCTCTTAAATCAACCCAGATAACTTCTTCACCGAAACGACTCGATCTTACTATTCTAATTCTGGCAAGTTTAGCATTTTCATTTGGTCCACCTGCTAAAGAGATCAGGGTTAACAGATCTGTGTTATCAGGTACTAAATACAAACCGGGATTTCTGACTTGTCCCCAGATATAGGTGTATATTTTTAATTGATCAATAACTCCGCTGGGTCCTGAATAGACATAAGCCGATGAGGTTCCAATGGAAGGAACCGGATCTGCCTGTGCCCACAGGGTGCAGGATATTATAAACAGGAAAACAGTAAAAAAAAGAGTTCTCACTATTCCTCCTTATCTAGCAAATAATTTAATTAGATTTAAGTCAAGGACTAATAAGCAGGATCGTGAGGTACGATCTGCTTTATGATAAGAACTCCCTGATATATAATTCATTACAATAAACCGGTTTTTCCATCTATCATTGATGAGCTTAATGTTAAGGGACTAAAAGAGCAGATCGGGATCAATCTTCTTTTTTGCTCTTTTTTGGTTCCGGCGGAAGATAATAGATCCACTCTATTAAGGACATCGGGGCAGAATCACCACGACGATATCCGTTCTTAATTATCCGGGTATAGCCACCGTTATGTTCTGAGAGTTTAGGAGCAATATCGGTCATCACTTTTTTTACCAGATCACGATCATGCACAATACTAAAGATCAATCTTTGATGATGAACCGTTCCTTTTTTTGCGTAGGTGATGACTCTTTCAGCAAGTTTTTTCGTTTCCAACGCTTTAGTATGGGTCGTCTTGATCCGTTCGTTGATGATCAGGGAACTGACCAGATTGCGGAGAAGGGCTTTGCGGTGTCCTTTTTCGCGTCCTAAAGTTCGTCCTTCTACTTTATGTCTCATTTTTTTAACCTCTTTTTATGTTATGTTTCCCTCCACCAAAACTGGAAGCTTCATCGAGGGAGCAACCAATTTTGGTGAAGGGTGAAGGGTCAGATCATCTTCTTTTTGGCTTTTTCAATCTCGGAGCGGATTGATCCGACATCCATTCCCAGGGAGAGATTGAATTTTGTTAAGAGGATCTTGATCTCTTCCAGTGATTTTTTGCCGAAATTACGATATTTGAGCATTTCGGCTTCTGTTTTTTCTACCAGATCGCCAAGTGTATCTATTTGAGCAGCTTCCAGACAATTGGCTGATCTAACTGTTAATTCCAACTCTTTAACCGGCAGATTAAGTAATTTGTCCATCTCATCTAAGCGGGGATCAAGCTCTTTCTCCTCGATATAGGAGGGCTCTTCTTCAAAAACGGAGATCTTTTCATAGAGATCCTTGAGGTATTTGGCAGAGATGAAGAGTGCTTTTTGAGGATCTAAAGACCCATTAGTATAGATATCAATAGTAAGTTTATCATAGTCAATCTTTTCACCGACCCTTTGTTTAGTAGTGTAAAAATTTACCTTGGTGATCGGCGAATAAATAGAATCTATCGGAATGACCCCGGTTGGTTTATCTTCTATATCCTGTTCATCAGAAGAGACATAACCTCTGCCGGCACCTACCCACATCTCCATTCTGAAATCTGTTTTTTCTAATAATTCCAGCAATTCCATATCCTTGTTAATAATCTGATTTCCGGCAGGGAGATCAATATCCGAGGCGAAGATCTTGCCCGGTCCCTTAAATTCAAGAGTTATCTTTATCTCTTTGAGAGTATCAACCTGAAAAACTAACTGCTTCAATCTTAAGATCAGGTCAATAAAATCGGAATTACTGCCGGGTATCGGACATAGCTCATGATGCAACCCCTCTATCTTCACAAACCTGATAGCTGCACCCTGAATAGAAGATAACAAGACCCTTCTCAAGGTGTTGCCAACCGTAATGGCATATCCGGGTTCCAGTGGACCCAACTCAAACCTTCCAAAAGTGGAAGTATAGCTTTCTTTATCAACATCTATGCTGATCGGAAACTGGATCGGCAATAAATAATTCATTAAACCTCCTTTGATTCGTTACGGGTTAAGTGTTACGCGTTGTGGTTCTCTATTTCGAATAGTATTCTACTATCAAGCGTTCGTCTATTTCAACCGGGATCTGGTCTCTTAAAGGAACATTGATCAGGGTAC includes:
- the rpsR gene encoding 30S ribosomal protein S18, which translates into the protein MSFDPTRKRVFRKKVCAFCQNKELVIDYKNTDILKRYIAESGKIEPMRLTGTCNKHQRRLTKEIKKARIMALLPFVGE
- the ssb gene encoding single-stranded DNA-binding protein, which encodes MAKEMRFPRLNSVVISGHLTREVELRYTPKGTPVAKLGLAFNRVYQGQDGNWVEEASFMDVSVWGKQAELCSERLHKGSPVIFEGYLKTSMYTDRDNQQRKFVEIVANRIHFLEKTGTSYDDGPSDEPASNYDANITDQNVTDDDVPF
- the rpsF gene encoding 30S ribosomal protein S6 encodes the protein MINYESMIVFNPDLSEEDVKSENEKILSMIQSFNGEILKTDDWGKRTLTYEIMKKKEGYYLINYFKMEAKNLAELENQYKLNESILRYNLLRANEE
- the pth gene encoding aminoacyl-tRNA hydrolase; the encoded protein is MKLIVGLGNYGKKYSKTRHNIGFMVIDTIVKKRDIGFKKDSLYHYSRENDIVFLKPTTFMNLSGAAVSKAIDKFDVSSLLVIYDDIYLPLGEIRIREKGTDGGHKGVRSIIDAINDTNFTRMRVGIGSPKLAELANYVLSNFSKKEEKVINETKSFACGLVEQFITGDYKQMIDYFSKNSVSYSEKILLISES
- a CDS encoding 50S ribosomal protein L25, coding for MNIVIEATEREIGTKSDLNELRKSNFIPGVIYGPGREPLSIKLDKNLFLKEYRKTIGELVIFNVKIGKKQYQTIIKDKQIHPVSREIQHLDFLELQKDSKIKVNVPIKFVGTPVGVKDGGVLETMIREIEITCLPKDLIEDIELDISDLEIGKSIQIGDLPIKDLEVSLSPEVSVVIVHPPKALVEEEVAEEEVTEEGEEAPEGEEETDSEK
- a CDS encoding ribose-phosphate pyrophosphokinase, yielding MYTRLKIFSGSANVNLAREVASFAGIPLSDAEIFKFSNDDTFVKINENVRGNDTFIIQPTSYPVNDNLMELLIMIDALKRASARRINCVIPYYGYARSDKKDQPRIPITAKLVADLITVAGADRVVTLDLHADQIQGFFNIPVDHLYSIPIFARHFKTNLDLDNLVVVSPDSGGANRARALAKRLNCSLAIGDKRRTGNVDNSEILNIIGDVKGKNALLFDDIIDTGGSLTKISYTLKEQGAKAIFAACVHGVLSGNAIKNIEESPIEKLFVTNSISLSKDKEKCEKIVQLSIAELLAIAIKKIHLEESISILFR
- the spoVG gene encoding septation regulator SpoVG, translated to MNITDVKVVKREANQLRGFATIIIDDAFVVKNIKIIQGKNGLFIAMPSYKLKNGEYKDVAHPLNTETRNRLEELILAKYNELTSEDFVENSDDEMKEEVVED
- the ispE gene encoding 4-(cytidine 5'-diphospho)-2-C-methyl-D-erythritol kinase, which gives rise to MMKINHPRNQLRHISENSYAKVNIFLEILSKRNDGYHQIRTIYSEIELCDKMTFLLTKDGDVKFWSDIDLGKLSDNTVYKVASLIKERYKVKEGIEIRLEKKIPVGAGLGGGSSNAATTIKVLRNLWNLDLREDDMHSLAAKVGSDVNFFLIGGTAMGEGRGERVRILEPIDFEMILLVKPDYGIRSGDAYQLVTEYGDNQNWKYLLNEKDARYCFNRFDSVLRARYPEINEIVDYMLENGAIKAIVSGSGSTVIGFYDNQQTYDYHYDYYNEKGFWCCQTKTKRRLQ
- a CDS encoding polysaccharide biosynthesis tyrosine autokinase, translated to MNNQYDNNIYKEDEHIHEQEIDLLGYLRIFIKYRWIILISLLFVLALSYFITSRATRIYQASTRILLETTTQSDLFFAAPVSGNTTVNNTIEIIKSRPVLEMTYELTRRHPNFQELPIATSTNPVNYLRKVQTEHKRDTNILTISFSSTSPLEASLVPNFVAQALIEQITQYERAELNNIKDFLEDQVEIVSTRLRLAEEDLRVFKIEQGVLLLSEETRALINRSADVEAAYEEAVTERNIISQKIDYLRQELGRQDELFIDVNSIITSSLIESARAEVVSIQTRITNLITRNEYPIDHPEIIQLNRQLQNAKDNLNNEIQRVLAVQEGSTDPLTYRGSITEKISLALIDLNVAESKVNALRQTVAEYNIGLSLLPDKEVELARLERNYRINEKIHTMLVEKYEDAKIAVQAKLANIRLLEESSVPGSPIKPNKRLNYLVGLIIGLGIGLGSSLVLNSLDTKIHTLDDMQRSVNIPIFGTIPHIRISESDQVDLLQKLKKAEGDEKADLLETQSLIEARLISHYAPKSPVTESYRTLRTNIIARKKTEGPISIGITSSAPKEGKTTTIANLGITMAQTESKVVLVDFDLRRPMIGNLFNLEKHNGVSDFLIDPETKIEQVIKLTKIPNLHVVTSGHIPPNPSEIISSPRTDLMIRELKERYDYVLIDSPPVIAVTDALILAKKVDMILLVVKVDYVEKDIIKRSKEMMSIVETSFTGAIANGIEAHKYYRGYSFYYYYYSNYYYYDEDKSPKKPTKAYIRKLLRKS
- a CDS encoding SLBB domain-containing protein, which codes for MRTLFFTVFLFIISCTLWAQADPVPSIGTSSAYVYSGPSGVIDQLKIYTYIWGQVRNPGLYLVPDNTDLLTLISLAGGPNENAKLARIRIVRSSRFGEEVIWVDLREYLDSGDSSLIPIMRPGDTVIVSGTTFYAFSKVADFLSKVVIVLSVYSAIRNIGS
- the rplQ gene encoding 50S ribosomal protein L17 gives rise to the protein MRHKVEGRTLGREKGHRKALLRNLVSSLIINERIKTTHTKALETKKLAERVITYAKKGTVHHQRLIFSIVHDRDLVKKVMTDIAPKLSEHNGGYTRIIKNGYRRGDSAPMSLIEWIYYLPPEPKKSKKED
- a CDS encoding DNA-directed RNA polymerase subunit alpha, whose amino-acid sequence is MNYLLPIQFPISIDVDKESYTSTFGRFELGPLEPGYAITVGNTLRRVLLSSIQGAAIRFVKIEGLHHELCPIPGSNSDFIDLILRLKQLVFQVDTLKEIKITLEFKGPGKIFASDIDLPAGNQIINKDMELLELLEKTDFRMEMWVGAGRGYVSSDEQDIEDKPTGVIPIDSIYSPITKVNFYTTKQRVGEKIDYDKLTIDIYTNGSLDPQKALFISAKYLKDLYEKISVFEEEPSYIEEKELDPRLDEMDKLLNLPVKELELTVRSANCLEAAQIDTLGDLVEKTEAEMLKYRNFGKKSLEEIKILLTKFNLSLGMDVGSIRSEIEKAKKKMI